In Pochonia chlamydosporia 170 chromosome 3, whole genome shotgun sequence, the following are encoded in one genomic region:
- a CDS encoding glycoside hydrolase family 95 (similar to Trichoderma reesei QM6a XP_006964349.1), protein MLASIVAALCAVPLLALGQDTKPVYAHFMVGIVENYTTEDWKTDMTQAKDIGIDGFALNCAPPRVDSYTPKQLANAYEAAAAVGFSVFISFDFAYWSTGDTAEITSIVGNYSDHPGQAKYNGGALVSTFVGDSMDWNAVKNGLGGKKITVIPMVQDPNSLSHITNGIDGAFSWYAWPTDGGNSVIKGPMTTFWDDKFLQNLGDKPYMAPVSPWFFTHFNTKNWVFICEEQPSLRWQQMLEMKPALVEIITWNDFGESHYISDDEPHHSDDGSSQWANGFPHGGWRKLMKPYIAAYKTGASEPKVDADELVYWYRPTPKDTACSADNVGDSRGKELLEDLVFVSTLLTAPGELTVKSGSQQAVTVQAPAGIHTFNFTMGVGSQDFSVSRGGSKVIGGTSPKDISSSCTTFNYNAYVGSF, encoded by the exons ATGCTTGCTTCAATAGTCGCAGCGCTATGCGCCGTTCCCTTGCTCGCCTTGGGACAGGACACCAAGCCCGTGTATGCCCATTTTATG GTTGGCATTGTGGAAAACTACACCACAGAAGACTGGAAGACGGACATGACGCAAGCCAAGGACATTGGCATCGATGGCTTCGCACTCAACTGCGCGCCACCCCGTGTCGACAGCTACACCCCCaagcagcttgccaatgCGTAcgaagcagcggcagcagtTGGTTTCAgcgtcttcatctcctttGACTTTGCGTACTGGTCCACGGGCGATACTGCTGAAATCACCAGCATCGTGGGCAACTACAGCGATCACCCCGGCCAGGCCAAGTACAATGGCGGAGCGCTCGTGAGCACCTTTGTAGGCGACAGCATGGATTGGAATGCCGTCAAGAATGGGCTGGGCGGTAAGAAAATTACAGTTATTCCCATGGTGCAGGATCCGAATTCCCTGTCGCACATTACGAATGGCATTGACGGTGCGTTCTCTTGGTACGCCTGGCCGACGGATGGGGGGAACAGTGTTATCAAGGGGCCCATGACAACATTTTGGGATGACAAGTTCCTTCAGAATCTCGGAGATAAGCCGTACATGGCGC CCGTCTCGCCTTGGTTCTTCACCcacttcaacaccaagaacTGGGTGTTTATCTGTGAGGAGCAGCCCAGTCTTCGATGGCAGCAGATGCTTGAAATGAAGCCGGCGCTCGTTGAAATCATTACCTGGAACG ATTTTGGCGAAAGCCACTACATCTC CGACGATGAGCCTCACCACAGCGACGACGGCTCCTCCCAATGGGCAAACGGATTCCCCCACGGCGGCTGGCGCAAACTCATGAAGCCCTACATCGCCGCCTACAAGACCGGCGCATCAGAGCCCAAAGTCGACGCAGACGAGCTCGTCTACTGGTACCGCCCAACACCAAAGGACACTGCCTGCAGCGCCGACAACGTCGGCGACTCCAGAGGaaaggagctgctggaggacTTGGTCTTTGTGAGCACCCTGTTGACCGCGCCGGGTGAACTTACCGTGAAGAGCGGCTCTCAGCAGGCGGTTACGGTACAGGCACCGGCTGGCATCCACACGTTCAACTTTACCATGGGTGTTGGGTCGCAGGACTTTTCGGTTTCAAGAGGCGGAAGTAAGGTTATTGGGGGGACTAGTCCCAAGGATATTAGCAGTTCGTGCACTACTTTCAACTACAATGCGTATGTTGGGTCTTTTTAA
- a CDS encoding heterokaryon incompatibility protein (HET) domain-containing protein, producing MCSNQQNLVECSSTTGLLNRLCSSCRSCFPSQSPWPWVMEFFLTEDIDGVTLRYTSIIDIHGSMLRGCHLCSLMLAALEGGTIIEMPYEPWINNTQYQIQMLPDVGGFVMQLRNMEIGTVTDLHFKPVYPCPSPGPSLRWTLRSDEMGTPTRIDKAMTCVGTSTMRLIDIGMDSDSNIHVIEVDSKTNTLEYITLSYRWNTETGRTSLRKENKQEFYTSIPTNRWPQIYRDAVVVARQLGVRYLWIDSLCIVQYDDNDWADQVMLMDSIYSNGLLNLAGIQADKLPGLAADRNPLTVAPCLLTNDIESDAVKNWLCFSPDNIRRVDSAPLYNRGWTFQERLLSKRTVHFGDQLFWECACLRASETFPLGTDNPDHPEVLDDAIIRLKVELQNSTECSVPGEDMRRSELPYLGHPGLHRLWCTIVRCYSRTQLSKAGDKLAALRGVVDRVILRFGLSREDYTAGLWKPCLLHQLLWARDGPDYSAAHEQLATCLATYFPSWSWASCPLETSFIQLESALVRSFVKLADIRHAEDNVNSPGLAQIVLSGRLIACPNITRRLALNERSLIFEATASVGTGKSSAKFNLKVELDGPFSHSCDQVDILPVMQPIGGNILGLVLSLQGSSMGKASYRRLGVFVCDATPLKDLLWLSCAITREGLTSQLEACLDTLTPFCIL from the exons ATGTGTTCCAATCAGCAAAATCTGGTCGAATGCTCCAGCACAACCGGCCTGCTAAACAGATTGTGTAGTAGCTGCAGGTCATGTTTTCCATCCCAGTctccttggccatgggtgATGGAGTTCTTTCTGACGGAAGACATAGACGGAGTAACCCTGCGATACACTTCCATCATAGATATTCATGGTTCTATGCTGAGAGGATGTCATCTGTGTTCCTTAATGTTAGCGGCATTGGAAGGAGGAACAATCATCGAAATGCCGTACGAGCCCTGGATAAATAACACTCAATATCAGATACAGATGCTCCCGGATGTCGGAGGCTTTGTTATGCAACTTAGGAACATGGAAATCGGCACAGTCACGGATTTGCATTTCAAACCCGTGTATCCGTGCCCAAGCCCTGGACCAAGTCTTAGATGGACGTTGCGCTCGGACGAAATGGGAACACCCACTCGAATAGAC AAAGCGATGACTTGCGTAGGAACTTCGACTATGCGCCTGATCGACATCGGCATGGATTCAGATTCAAATATCCACGTCATTGAGGTTGACAGCAAAACAAATACCTTGGAATACATAACCTTAAGCTATCGATGGAACACAGAAACAGGGAGAACAAGCCTTAGGAAAGAGAACAAACAGGAGTTTTACACGTCAATCCCTACAAATCGTTGGCCGCAGATATATCGCGATGCTGTAGTAGTAGCACGTCAACTTGGCGTTCGCTATCTGTGGATAGACTCACTTTGCATTGTGCAATacgacgacaacgactgGGCAGACCAAGTGATGTTAATGGACAGCATATACAGCAATGGGCTGCTGAATCTTGCGGGTATCCAAGCGGACAAATTGCCAGGACTTGCCGCAGATAGAAATCCGTTGACAGTCGCGCCATGTCTCTTGACAAATGATATAGAGTCGGACGCTGTCAAGAACTGGCTTTGTTTCAGTCCTGACAATATACGACGCGTTGACAGCGCTCCTCTGTACAACAGAGGTTGGACTTTTCAGGAGCGCTTATTATCAAAGCGGACCGTTCATTTTGGGGACCAACTCTTTTGGGAATGCGCCTGTTTGCGAGCGTCTGAGACGTTTCCGCTGGGAACAGATAACCCAGATCATCCCGAGGTCCTTGACGACGCGATTATTCGACTCAAGGTAGAGCTGCAAAATTCGACGGAGTGCAGTGTACCAGGTGAAGACATGCGACGCTCAGAACTCCCATACCTCGGCCATCCAGGCCTTCACAGGCTGTGGTGCACCATTGTGCGATGCTATTCTCGGACGCAACTATCGAAGGCCGGCGACAAGCTTGCGGCACTTAGGGGTGTCGTTGATCGAGTTATCCTTCGATTTGGTCTCTCCAGGGAAGACTACACAGCTGGCCTATGGAAACCATGCCTTCTGCACCAACTGCTCTGGGCTCGAGATGGGCCTGACTATTCCGCTGCTCATGAGCAACTTGCAACTTGCCTTGCAACCTACTTTCCTTCGTGGTCTTGGGCCAGCTGCCCTCTTGAAACAAGCTTCATTCAGCTGGAGAGCGCCTTGGTGCGATCGTTCGTCAAACTGGCTGACATTCGACATGCTGAAGACAATGTAAATTCCCCAGGTCTAGCGCAAATAGTCCTCAGTGGTCGGCTTATCGCATGTCCAAACATCACACGTCGGTTAGCTTTAAACGAGAGGTCACTGATTTTCGAGGCAACGGCCAGTGTCGGCACTGGTAAATCGAGTGCCAAGTTCAACCTGAAGGTAGAACTAGACGGGCCATTTTCGCATTCGTGTGATCAAGTGGATATCCTGCCAGTGATGCAACCAATTGGTGGTAATATCTTGGGTCTTGTACTAAGTCTTCAGGGAAGTAGTATGGGAAAGGCATCATATCGTCGTCTTGGAGTGTTTGTGTGTGATGCAACACCTTTGAAAGACCTGCTTTGGCTTTCATGCGCGATAACTAGGGAAGGCCTAACATCACAGCTAGAGGCTTGTCTCGACACATTGACGCCATTTTGTATCCTGTAG